From Pseudomonas sp. stari2, a single genomic window includes:
- a CDS encoding site-specific integrase, with amino-acid sequence MAKFAKPAKQAASVMKSLQGTHIRSVGTVRNYEQRLVRITSYLQEHRLGSLREMTPARALEYLQQRATVVGQKTLDMERQALQAMMQHVTHQLPPRQTLEVIRSTATSRMGTTNHPTLGRRLADQARAYNREQMTLIAARQAPHNALATEIAHSAGLRAHELLGLRRTHQRVPDQRPAHGMKFSGIRETTISYTVHGKGGLIREVRIPIPLAQRLERTRLAEPRIVKDRGINYQQFYGIGGGQPWSKSVSAASKGALGWSNGAHGLRHTYAQERMATLQRHLTRKQALAVVSQEMGHFRPEITEVYLR; translated from the coding sequence GTGGCTAAGTTTGCCAAGCCTGCGAAACAAGCCGCGTCCGTGATGAAAAGCCTCCAAGGCACCCACATCCGCTCAGTCGGCACCGTTCGCAACTATGAGCAACGTTTGGTGCGCATTACCAGTTACCTTCAAGAGCATCGACTAGGCAGCCTCCGTGAAATGACACCTGCCCGTGCTCTTGAATACCTCCAGCAACGTGCAACGGTCGTTGGTCAGAAAACCTTGGACATGGAGCGCCAAGCCCTCCAAGCCATGATGCAGCATGTCACTCATCAGCTACCACCAAGACAAACCCTGGAGGTAATCAGGAGCACCGCGACAAGTCGCATGGGAACGACAAACCATCCCACTTTGGGTCGCAGGCTTGCTGATCAGGCAAGAGCATACAACCGCGAGCAAATGACATTGATTGCAGCTCGCCAAGCTCCGCATAACGCACTGGCGACAGAGATTGCGCACTCCGCCGGCCTTCGTGCTCATGAGTTACTCGGCCTTCGCAGAACGCACCAACGTGTGCCGGATCAACGTCCGGCGCACGGAATGAAGTTTTCAGGAATTCGCGAGACGACTATCAGCTATACCGTCCACGGCAAGGGCGGGCTAATCCGCGAAGTACGTATTCCGATTCCCCTAGCCCAACGGTTGGAAAGAACACGGTTGGCAGAGCCACGAATCGTTAAAGATCGAGGAATCAACTACCAACAGTTTTACGGGATTGGCGGCGGTCAGCCCTGGAGCAAAAGTGTTAGTGCAGCCTCCAAAGGAGCGCTCGGCTGGTCGAACGGCGCACATGGACTGCGGCATACCTACGCCCAAGAGCGCATGGCGACATTGCAACGCCACTTAACGCGAAAACAGGCTCTGGCGGTGGTTTCACAGGAAATGGGCCACTTCCGGCCGGAAATTACAGAGGTCTATCTGCGTTGA